The Desulfoscipio gibsoniae DSM 7213 genome contains a region encoding:
- a CDS encoding AAA family ATPase, protein MRLVGLYIENYGLLHDLSITEGELCPGPCVIYGLNEAGKSTLLSFIRAVLFGFKGEGQGEPVRGGQNGGRLLLEEGGQVYRVERRGRGNGRVVVELPDGSRAGEELLRTKILRGVSPVLFKNIFALGMDELRKLEDLARDEVGAHIYGAGTGTGPQRLAEAAAWLDKNAAVLFKPRGKTPVLNRLLAELDGLDRQIRELEEQPERYNTMRGQLKELEIQKERLRAERDAGQKRLRRLDNLLKARAPWNELQRCLANRRPGKGPGAAAGSAGSMPPGQFPEEGAERLGRLEVRRDEKQAEVRALDKKLHALEAKLAAVQVDEKILARAAALEELAGERSLYLEKKQTLAELQARVGVGLRGLREKLASLGPGWDEDKIVRLDTSLAARRQVEDFNRRFRSLEQNILAGNGRLAGIRKEVAEKQAARDDCTAQLNDLSGLPVTGGRDPSQMLSMLEQAALELERQQHYQSLLGMRHNQLAEINDRIQRVKAQLGQLTGTKRPPWPLLVAVSLGFLGAGAAFYNIILGILILAGGIGLAVLFNTMLAGQTRERQCRAEELGSEAAALEKDRAVLEQELAGLEEELAAIAVSLRRAAMAVHGRETLVREDIPGLRQYLMKELDIMRRGRELAARLEQAGQALSRATGELRRLEEELAGQKEARQLLEHEWQRWLSHRGLPSLDTAGTADFLSLAESTADAVRSLQAERKTLEQVGIVVHGYEDRVINLAGELGEHRLPRDQVASYVGHLTDLLNEQRKADARRRRYIEELEDARESKNLALDNLAAVEQSIQELLALGGACDVEDFRKRLAAHREQLELGRRIDALQGQLLNIAGSAPELQELQEELNITTREQHESQNSSLEASLAVLEDELARLVDAVAALKQQMRVLENDEALARARQRRDMLRARLAARAREWQVTTLCAALLEMAREKHERERQPAVLARASVLIGPMTRGRYTRVVAPVGETAGLVVEDADGCRVPARRLSRGAAGQLYLAVRMALADHFGAVAAPMPIILDDILVDFDAGRLRGALQVIKEMAQKHQVIFFTCHDYILAAAREQLGDFSLVILENGVKATLAGL, encoded by the coding sequence GTGAGACTGGTGGGACTATATATAGAGAATTATGGGCTGCTGCATGACCTTTCAATCACCGAGGGGGAACTGTGCCCTGGTCCCTGCGTGATCTACGGTTTAAACGAGGCCGGCAAATCCACATTGCTGTCTTTTATCCGGGCTGTGCTCTTTGGTTTCAAGGGGGAGGGCCAGGGAGAGCCGGTACGAGGCGGGCAAAATGGGGGGCGCCTGCTCCTGGAGGAAGGAGGGCAGGTCTACCGGGTGGAACGTCGCGGCCGGGGTAATGGCCGGGTGGTGGTGGAATTGCCCGACGGCAGCCGGGCCGGGGAAGAATTGCTGAGGACAAAGATACTGCGGGGAGTAAGCCCGGTGCTGTTTAAAAACATATTCGCACTGGGCATGGATGAGCTGCGCAAGCTGGAGGACCTGGCCCGGGATGAAGTTGGCGCCCATATCTACGGGGCGGGCACGGGCACCGGCCCGCAGCGCCTGGCTGAGGCCGCTGCCTGGCTGGACAAGAATGCTGCCGTCCTGTTCAAGCCCAGGGGGAAAACACCGGTGCTGAACAGGCTGCTGGCTGAATTGGACGGCCTGGACCGGCAAATTAGGGAACTCGAGGAGCAGCCCGAACGCTATAACACCATGCGGGGTCAATTAAAGGAACTGGAGATTCAAAAAGAGCGCCTCCGGGCTGAGCGGGATGCCGGGCAAAAACGGCTGCGCCGCCTGGATAACCTGCTTAAGGCCCGGGCCCCCTGGAATGAGCTGCAGCGCTGCCTGGCCAACCGGCGGCCCGGCAAGGGACCGGGCGCAGCAGCTGGATCCGCCGGTTCTATGCCCCCGGGGCAATTCCCCGAGGAAGGAGCGGAAAGGCTGGGCCGGCTGGAGGTCAGAAGGGATGAAAAACAGGCCGAGGTGCGGGCCCTGGATAAAAAATTACATGCTCTGGAGGCTAAACTGGCCGCTGTACAGGTGGATGAAAAAATACTGGCCCGGGCTGCGGCGCTGGAGGAATTGGCCGGGGAGCGTTCCCTGTACCTCGAGAAAAAACAAACGCTGGCGGAACTGCAGGCCAGGGTTGGCGTTGGACTGCGGGGGTTGCGGGAAAAACTGGCCTCCCTGGGGCCGGGTTGGGATGAAGACAAAATTGTTCGGCTGGATACTTCCCTGGCCGCACGGCGGCAGGTGGAAGATTTTAACCGGCGTTTTCGCTCTCTGGAACAAAATATACTGGCAGGCAACGGCCGGTTGGCCGGTATTCGCAAGGAAGTGGCCGAAAAACAGGCTGCCAGGGATGACTGTACAGCTCAACTCAACGATCTGTCCGGGCTGCCGGTGACGGGTGGCCGGGACCCGTCACAAATGCTGTCCATGCTGGAACAGGCCGCCCTGGAGCTGGAAAGGCAGCAGCATTACCAATCGCTTCTGGGAATGCGGCATAATCAGCTGGCTGAGATTAATGACCGCATTCAGAGGGTAAAAGCTCAGCTGGGTCAGCTAACCGGGACAAAAAGACCGCCCTGGCCGCTGCTGGTGGCGGTGTCGCTGGGCTTTCTGGGTGCCGGGGCGGCGTTTTACAATATCATATTGGGTATCTTAATCCTGGCCGGCGGCATTGGACTAGCGGTGTTGTTCAATACCATGCTGGCGGGGCAGACCAGGGAGCGGCAGTGCCGTGCGGAGGAGCTGGGCAGTGAAGCCGCTGCGCTGGAAAAAGACCGGGCTGTCCTGGAGCAGGAGCTGGCCGGGCTGGAGGAAGAGCTGGCGGCCATCGCCGTTAGCTTGCGCCGGGCGGCAATGGCTGTGCACGGGCGGGAAACGCTGGTTCGGGAGGATATCCCCGGGCTGCGGCAGTACCTGATGAAGGAACTGGACATAATGCGCCGCGGTCGTGAACTGGCCGCCCGCCTGGAGCAGGCCGGCCAGGCGCTATCCCGGGCCACCGGGGAATTACGGCGGCTGGAGGAAGAACTTGCAGGGCAAAAGGAGGCCCGGCAGCTGCTTGAACATGAATGGCAGCGGTGGTTGAGCCACCGGGGGCTGCCGTCACTGGACACTGCCGGAACAGCGGATTTTTTGTCGCTGGCGGAAAGCACTGCCGATGCGGTGCGAAGCTTACAGGCGGAAAGAAAAACCCTGGAACAGGTGGGTATCGTGGTACATGGATACGAAGACCGGGTTATAAACCTGGCGGGTGAGCTGGGTGAGCACCGGCTGCCCCGGGACCAGGTGGCAAGTTATGTGGGCCATCTGACCGATTTGTTAAATGAACAGCGGAAAGCTGACGCCCGGCGCCGGCGGTATATTGAAGAGCTGGAGGATGCCCGGGAAAGTAAAAATTTGGCGCTGGATAATCTGGCGGCGGTGGAGCAAAGCATTCAGGAACTGCTGGCCCTGGGGGGTGCCTGTGATGTGGAGGATTTCCGCAAGCGCTTGGCCGCCCACCGGGAACAGCTTGAACTGGGCCGCCGGATTGACGCATTGCAGGGTCAGCTGCTGAATATTGCCGGGTCGGCCCCGGAATTGCAGGAGTTGCAGGAGGAGTTAAATATTACTACCAGAGAGCAGCATGAGAGTCAAAACAGTTCGCTGGAAGCCTCCCTGGCGGTCTTGGAAGATGAGCTGGCCCGGCTGGTTGATGCCGTAGCTGCTTTAAAGCAGCAAATGCGGGTGCTGGAAAACGACGAGGCACTGGCCCGGGCCAGGCAGCGGCGGGATATGCTGCGGGCAAGACTGGCGGCCCGCGCCAGGGAATGGCAGGTAACTACCTTATGTGCCGCACTGCTGGAAATGGCCAGGGAAAAGCACGAGCGGGAGCGCCAGCCTGCTGTACTGGCCCGGGCTTCCGTTCTAATCGGCCCCATGACCAGGGGCCGCTACACCCGGGTCGTGGCCCCTGTGGGTGAAACGGCCGGCCTGGTGGTGGAAGATGCGGACGGCTGCCGG
- a CDS encoding CdaR family protein → MTFRWRDNSIRILALFMAVLLWVYVTNEQNPVTNRTYQIPLNVQGEPEGYVTSGLPDKVYIKVKSPANIGAALRAGDFTARVSLMGITSGERELPVQVAAPPGVEVLQVTPEVVQVQADRLTRKNVSLALSLKGEVGQGMQRGEPVLSPPVVTLHGPSKLLAEINRVGVTVNISGARDTVVQDVAVQTGVQGVTVSPDRVSVTVPVTALPAGELPVRVKLTGEPAEGYVVGDIQVQPASVHVTGPQQVISNLAAVDTLQMNISGAYEDVEKEVVLALPGGTTSVQPDRVQVTVVIDPVETEPPPPAPEEEETENTNE, encoded by the coding sequence ATGACTTTTCGCTGGCGGGATAATTCCATAAGAATATTAGCCCTCTTTATGGCTGTGCTCCTTTGGGTATATGTGACTAACGAGCAAAACCCGGTAACCAATCGTACCTACCAAATTCCCTTAAATGTGCAGGGGGAACCTGAAGGCTATGTAACCAGCGGATTGCCGGATAAAGTATATATTAAGGTAAAAAGCCCCGCAAATATTGGCGCTGCTCTGAGGGCCGGCGACTTTACCGCCCGGGTAAGCCTTATGGGCATCACATCAGGTGAGCGGGAATTGCCCGTACAGGTTGCCGCACCGCCGGGAGTAGAGGTGCTCCAGGTTACGCCTGAGGTGGTACAGGTTCAGGCGGACAGGTTGACCCGGAAAAATGTTTCGCTGGCGCTCAGCTTAAAGGGGGAAGTCGGGCAGGGTATGCAAAGGGGTGAGCCTGTTTTAAGTCCACCCGTGGTAACTTTGCACGGGCCCAGCAAGCTGCTGGCTGAAATTAATCGCGTAGGTGTCACAGTGAATATATCCGGGGCGAGGGATACGGTGGTGCAGGATGTGGCTGTGCAAACCGGCGTGCAAGGTGTAACCGTCAGCCCCGACCGGGTGTCGGTGACTGTGCCCGTGACCGCTCTGCCCGCCGGTGAACTGCCGGTGCGGGTTAAACTTACCGGAGAACCGGCGGAGGGGTATGTGGTGGGCGATATACAAGTGCAGCCCGCTTCCGTGCATGTAACCGGGCCGCAGCAAGTTATCAGCAACCTGGCTGCGGTTGATACATTGCAGATGAATATCTCCGGTGCGTACGAAGATGTAGAAAAGGAGGTTGTGCTTGCGCTGCCGGGCGGAACCACATCCGTACAGCCTGATCGAGTTCAGGTTACGGTGGTCATTGATCCGGTGGAAACAGAACCTCCGCCACCGGCCCCTGAAGAAGAAGAAACCGAAAATACCAATGAGTAA
- a CDS encoding metallophosphoesterase family protein yields MNAGFSFIHAADLHLDSPFRGYDEIDFVDPATRENVLRQLRDCTFTTLDNIVQACLAHRVDFLVLAGDIYDLADRSLRAQLRFQNAMEHLAGAGISVFVAYGNHDHDDGRRAMLNWPGNVFFFPAGEVAACPVVRRGREIARVYGISYPRRDVQENYAALFKREPKAPFTVAVLHCNVGGNTEHANYAPCRLEELVGAGFDYWALGHVHRRRLLRSSNPCVVYPGSPQGRNPRENGIKGCYLARVSAWGAVELEFLPMDGVRWEQVQVPIDGLTAEQALLEKIDEQLVHLRHRHGDRPVVARLELTGRGALHKSLRHNGVLEGILEEMRCRFAGPEGSFVWPESIRCSTSLAVDKESLRESETLLGDLLAISRQARELSGNSGEGDRLRQVLDPLHHRIARHITLPADEDFNALLEAAEDMALDLLWEEEENEGNG; encoded by the coding sequence ATGAACGCTGGTTTTTCCTTTATTCACGCGGCGGATTTGCATTTGGACAGCCCTTTTCGGGGTTATGATGAAATAGATTTCGTGGACCCGGCTACCCGGGAAAATGTACTCCGCCAGCTGCGGGACTGTACTTTTACCACCCTGGATAATATAGTGCAGGCTTGCTTGGCCCACCGGGTGGATTTTTTGGTGCTGGCCGGGGATATCTATGACCTGGCCGACCGCAGCCTGCGGGCGCAGCTGCGTTTCCAAAATGCTATGGAGCATTTGGCCGGGGCAGGTATTTCCGTTTTTGTAGCTTATGGCAACCATGATCATGATGATGGCCGGCGGGCTATGCTGAATTGGCCCGGCAATGTCTTTTTCTTCCCCGCCGGTGAAGTAGCGGCCTGCCCTGTGGTGCGCCGGGGGAGGGAAATCGCCCGGGTTTACGGTATCAGCTATCCCCGGCGGGATGTCCAGGAAAATTATGCAGCTCTTTTTAAACGTGAGCCAAAGGCTCCCTTTACTGTGGCCGTTCTGCACTGCAACGTGGGGGGCAATACTGAACATGCCAATTATGCCCCCTGCCGTTTGGAGGAGCTGGTGGGAGCCGGTTTTGATTACTGGGCTTTGGGGCATGTGCACCGCCGCCGGCTGCTGAGGAGTTCAAATCCCTGTGTAGTTTATCCCGGCAGCCCGCAGGGCCGCAACCCGCGGGAAAACGGTATCAAAGGCTGCTATTTGGCGCGGGTGAGTGCATGGGGCGCGGTGGAACTTGAGTTTTTGCCCATGGACGGTGTACGGTGGGAGCAGGTGCAGGTACCCATAGACGGGCTCACAGCGGAACAGGCCCTGCTGGAGAAAATTGACGAGCAGCTGGTCCATTTGCGCCACCGGCACGGCGACCGGCCGGTGGTGGCGCGATTGGAGCTTACCGGGCGCGGCGCGCTGCACAAGTCGTTGCGGCACAATGGTGTGCTGGAAGGTATACTGGAGGAAATGCGCTGCCGGTTTGCCGGGCCCGAGGGCAGCTTTGTGTGGCCGGAATCCATCCGCTGCAGTACATCCTTAGCGGTGGACAAGGAATCACTGCGGGAAAGTGAAACACTGCTGGGGGATTTGCTGGCCATCAGCCGGCAGGCCCGGGAATTAAGCGGAAACTCCGGGGAGGGGGACAGGCTCCGGCAGGTCCTTGATCCCCTGCACCACCGGATTGCCCGGCATATCACCCTGCCGGCGGACGAGGATTTTAACGCTTTGCTGGAGGCGGCCGAGGATATGGCCCTGGATCTGCTTTGGGAGGAAGAAGAAAATGAAGGGAACGGTTGA
- a CDS encoding AAA family ATPase has product MKTISVYGITKKSGNTTIAEELALISQNKGYRTLLVDLDIHTGDVTKRLQLNRHPNISDWCEDIYLASKEIPIINVQYTQSQWAQFLQKHPSGLDVLATNSNRKLPGYGNIYYEIKIIYNSLKASDYDVIVFDMSNIPTSFSYMVLEDVDLPILVVDTFRYNLKLLKHFIWDLEDVHFPVEKFKLLFNREPSAIEDSPEVVAQDYKIPVLGVLPEIDKGRTSLTQDEFNKRVNEIFEKFINQ; this is encoded by the coding sequence ATGAAAACAATTTCTGTTTATGGAATCACCAAAAAAAGCGGCAACACCACGATAGCCGAAGAGTTAGCTCTCATCAGCCAAAACAAGGGTTATAGAACATTACTGGTGGACCTGGACATTCATACCGGCGATGTAACCAAAAGACTGCAGTTAAACAGGCACCCCAACATCAGTGACTGGTGTGAGGACATTTACCTGGCCAGCAAAGAAATACCTATTATCAATGTGCAATACACCCAGTCCCAATGGGCACAGTTTCTACAAAAGCACCCTTCCGGCCTGGATGTTTTGGCTACCAACTCCAATAGAAAATTACCTGGTTACGGCAACATATATTATGAAATAAAAATTATTTATAACTCCTTAAAAGCCAGTGATTATGATGTCATAGTGTTTGACATGAGCAATATTCCCACCAGCTTCAGCTATATGGTGCTGGAAGACGTAGACCTGCCCATTTTAGTGGTGGATACCTTTAGATACAACTTGAAATTGCTCAAGCATTTTATCTGGGATCTTGAAGATGTTCATTTCCCGGTGGAAAAATTCAAATTGCTGTTTAACCGGGAGCCGTCCGCCATCGAAGATTCGCCCGAGGTAGTGGCTCAGGACTACAAAATACCTGTGCTGGGGGTACTGCCCGAAATTGATAAAGGACGCACCAGCCTCACCCAAGATGAGTTTAACAAGAGGGTTAATGAAATATTTGAGAAATTCATTAACCAGTGA
- the cdaA gene encoding diadenylate cyclase CdaA: protein MEYLRALKDNLNINLDVFNIVSIIDILIVAFVLYRLMLLIQGTRAVQLIKGMVVLLVATAASSLLNLNTVHWLLRYTMTGLLVALPIVFQPELRRALEKLGGGDFFARPLTQMAEGDRSALINEVVRAALSMSATRTGALIVLERSTGLQELIETGVKVDGIVSAELLMNIFITKSPLHDGAAIIRGDRLAAAACVLPLSESRELSRELGTRHRAAVGLTEQSDAVAVVVSEETGNVSMAMEGTLYRRLNEAGLHELLVKYLQPTTTRSAFSSLWQRR from the coding sequence ATGGAATACCTCAGGGCACTGAAAGACAACCTTAACATTAATTTAGACGTATTCAACATAGTCAGCATAATCGATATTTTAATCGTGGCCTTTGTGTTGTATCGTTTAATGCTGCTTATCCAGGGTACCAGGGCGGTGCAGCTTATCAAAGGCATGGTGGTATTGCTGGTGGCCACTGCGGCGAGCAGCCTGCTTAATTTAAACACCGTGCACTGGCTGCTCAGATACACCATGACAGGCTTACTGGTGGCGCTGCCCATTGTGTTTCAGCCGGAACTGCGCCGCGCCCTGGAAAAACTGGGCGGCGGTGATTTCTTTGCCCGCCCGCTGACCCAGATGGCCGAAGGTGACCGGAGCGCCCTGATTAATGAGGTGGTGCGGGCCGCTCTGAGTATGTCCGCTACCCGAACAGGGGCGCTGATCGTGCTGGAACGTTCCACGGGCCTGCAGGAACTAATAGAAACCGGCGTCAAGGTGGACGGTATTGTATCAGCCGAGCTGCTGATGAATATTTTCATTACCAAATCACCGCTGCACGATGGAGCCGCCATCATCAGGGGGGACAGGCTGGCCGCCGCGGCCTGCGTTTTGCCGCTGTCCGAAAGCAGAGAACTAAGCAGGGAGCTGGGCACCAGACACCGGGCCGCCGTTGGGCTGACGGAACAATCGGATGCTGTGGCGGTGGTGGTATCTGAAGAAACGGGCAATGTATCCATGGCTATGGAAGGAACTCTTTACCGGCGTTTAAATGAGGCGGGATTGCATGAGCTGCTGGTAAAGTATTTACAGCCCACCACCACACGCAGTGCTTTTTCCTCACTTTGGCAGAGAAGGTGA
- the larC gene encoding nickel insertion protein, producing the protein MVYDEEVLVMETAIDDQNPEFFPYLVDRLLEAGALDAYLQPIIMKKGRPGTLLTVLAREDRQDILLQIIFSETSTLGVRLRTERRLCLHRDFITVHTGYGAVRVKLALEEPGGAPLRYAPEFEDCRALALEHRVPVQNVYRAALLAAENMLKDQ; encoded by the coding sequence ATGGTTTATGACGAAGAGGTGCTGGTTATGGAAACCGCCATTGATGATCAAAACCCCGAGTTTTTCCCTTACCTTGTGGACCGGCTGCTGGAGGCCGGGGCGCTGGACGCCTATTTGCAGCCGATCATTATGAAAAAAGGGCGGCCCGGGACATTGCTTACAGTACTGGCCAGGGAAGACCGGCAGGATATTTTGCTGCAGATTATTTTCTCCGAAACCTCCACCTTGGGGGTGCGCCTGCGCACTGAGCGGCGCCTTTGCCTGCACCGGGATTTTATTACGGTACACACCGGCTATGGCGCGGTGCGGGTTAAACTGGCTCTAGAGGAACCCGGGGGTGCGCCGCTGAGGTATGCCCCGGAGTTCGAGGACTGCCGTGCCCTGGCCCTGGAACACCGCGTGCCGGTACAAAATGTCTACCGGGCCGCGCTGCTGGCAGCGGAAAATATGTTAAAGGATCAATAA